From one Rosa rugosa chromosome 4, drRosRugo1.1, whole genome shotgun sequence genomic stretch:
- the LOC133743232 gene encoding uncharacterized protein LOC133743232: MSPSTRSSASARSIALRIRSAAMKRSRSTSAIPINASISEVASSPKKQVTPRKKTTAQKKYKTTRKPSSPKKCQTTSRKVKLIMTAELKKGASSSKSSKKSSSTNNKVAAHDDDDDDDDDENVTGGLKLLKRGMVTMSRITNRLIRGKKLTVKFNDKGEPVGKVANEMQSYIGVLARTKIPISIPDWRDVDPDEKEKIWESITDAFVIPKECRKMVITSAANKWREFKSKLTNLYIIPYMNEPDLLEFPPDDYRSITKDNWQTFVADRLSASFLEVREAQIMKRKENKYPHRMARKGYANLQEELSKSMPLEQLDRATMWIKARQDKNGQFKQAEVEETAKKIENLKKREAEGEITTSGSDDVLTIALGNPEHHGRVRGVGGTVKPAAYFQLPKRQRNIVEETVRSSVKKILEENDCLIAKERAKWEEERDRQLAEERAYWSEKIARIEAKIDGKELAVDTPKSATLVNEVGSGQGSCSRPGEKGVNYNGETEIVIAAKKKLDLRDDVNNIVPEKELVYAIDEKAKPTAVLEEKSRGVFAVPRARVNDAEVSLLGQNECKLAIDSVENIVAIGTIINVDLETNQQTIHGVSLGEENVRVSIIRTLVHEALLPFPIKDEIVTVKDAIGTCVAWPKNLVITPAAEAKKKLKRKNQKRTTIDMLEDNEDLGNLPPNLPTAVGALCIWANHELRDGATIYTTFDAEIFGHRRKAVVFRSDIYAMANMLELSGGCIVFFMSYLHDVLKRSKMTEMVAFVDPDQTGALGCGNPTERARSLSNRFQKGKPGQIYLVPYNSGSHWMLSAVNPNEEIIYFMDPLKRRLITGEWKTILDNSIKIYNANKNRKGRKLIQWKNLAGIPEQNGGKSCGYWIMRYMKEIVEDTNLEFATKWDRRTNLVYTENDINEVRAEWAKHVMKFAQV; the protein is encoded by the exons ATGTCGCCGTCCACACGATCATCAGCATCTGCAAGATCCATAGCACTAAGGATTAGGAGTGCGGCGATGAAACGATCAAGATCAACATCTGCCATACCAATAAATGCAAGTATTTCAGAGGTAGCTTCCTCCCCCAAAAAGCAGGTGACTCCACGAAAAAAGACTACTGCACAAAAGAAGTATAAAACTACTAGAAAACCTTCCTCTCCCAAGAAGTGTCAAACTACATCAAGAAAAGTGAAGCTGATCATGACTGCTGAGTTGAAGAAAGGAGCATCATCAAGTAAGTCGTCCAAAAAGTCAAGTTCCACAAACAACAAGGTCGCTgctcatgatgatgatgatgatgatgatgatgatgaaaacgTAACCGGTGGATTAAAGTTGTTGAAGCGAGGGATGGTAACTATGAGCCGCATCACAAATAGACTTATCCGAGGAAAGAAGTTAACTGTCAAGTTCAATGATAAAGGGGAACCTGTTGGTAAGGTGGCAAATGAAATGCAGTCTTACATAGGAGTGTTGGCTCGTACAAAGATCCCAATCTCAATACCGGATTGGAGAGACGTGGATCCAGACGAAAAGGAAAAAATTTGGGAATCAATAACG GATGCATTTGTCATACCTAAAGAATGTCGGAAAATGGTGATCACATCAGCTGCAAATAAATGGAGAGAGTTCAAGAGCAAGTTGACCAATTTATACATTATCCCTTACATGAATGAACCTGATCTCTTGGAATTTCCACCGGATGATTACCGAAGCATAACGAAGGACAATTGGCAAACCTTTGTTGCTGACAGGCTTTCAGCTAGTTTTCTG GAAGTACGTGAGGCCCAAATTATGAAACGAAAGGAGAATAAATACCCTCACCGTATGGCACGCAAAGGGTATGCAAATTTGCAAGAAGAATTG TCTAAAAGTATGCCGTTGGAACAACTGGATCGAGCTACAATGTGGATTAAGGCAAGACAAGATAAGAATGGTCAGTTCAAACAAGCTGAGGTAGAGGAGACAGcaaaaaaaatt GAAAACTTAAAGAAAAGGGAGGCTGAAGGGGAGATCACCACATCTGGGTCCGATGATGTGCTGACTATTGCGTTGGGGAATCCCGAGCATCATGGAAGGGTTAGAGGTGTTGGTGGGACTGTGAAGCCGGCTGCCTATTTTCAATTGCCAAAACGGCAGAGAAATATTGTGGAAGAGACAGTGAGGTCATCAGTGAAGAAGATATTAGAGGAGAATGATTGTTTAATTGCTAAGGAAAGAGCTAAatgggaggaggagagagatagaCAGTTGGCTGAGGAAAGAGCTTATTGGAGTGAGAAGATTGCAAGGATAGAAGCAAAGATTGACGGGAAGGAATTGGCTGTTGACACACCCAAATCTGCCACACTAGTCAATGAAGTTGGTTCAGGACAAGGGAGCTGCTCCCGGCCAGGTGAAAAGGGTGTAAATTATAATGGAGAAACTGAGATAGTGATAGCTGCAAAGAAGAAATTGGATTTAAGAGACGATGTGAACAATATTGTACCTGAAAAGGAACTTGTGTATGCCATTGATGAGAAGGCAAAACCAACTGCGGTATTGGAAGAGAAGTCAAGAGGTGTCTTTGCTGTTCCAAGGGCAAGAGTAAATGATGCAGAG GTCTCATTATTAGGTCAGAATGAGTGCAAACTGGCCATTGATTCGGTGGAAAACATTGTAGCCATTGGAACAATCATTAATGTCGACCTTGAGACCAACCAGCAAACTATCCATGGCGTTTCATTGGGAGAGGAAAATGTACGCGTCTCTATCATTCGGACTTTGGTTCATGAAGCTTTGCTACCATTTCCCATAAAAGATGAGATAGTGACGGTTAAGGATGCCATTGGGACTTGTGTTGCTTGGCCAAAGAACCTAGTCATTACCCCTGCAGCAGAAGCCAAG AAAAAACTAAAGCGTAAAAATCAAAAGAGGACAACAATAGATATGTTGGAAGATAATGAAGATTTGGGAAACCTGCCACCAAATCTCCCAACAGCTGTGGGTGCCTTGTGCATTTGGGCCAACCATGAACTGCGAGATGGGGCCACCATCTACACCACTTTTGATGCAGAAATTTTTGGTCATCGAAGGAAAGCTGTTGTCTTTAGAAGTGACATCTATGCCATGGCAAACATGTTGGAACTATCAGGAGGTTGCATTGTTTTTTTCATGAG CTACCTTCATGATGTTTTGAAGAGGTCTAAGATGACTGAGATGGTAGCCTTTGTCGATCCTGATCAAACGGGTGCACTCGGATGTGGAAATCCTACTGAACGAGCTCGATCTTTGTCTAATCGGTTCCAAAAGGGAAAGCCTGGCCAGATTTATTTGGTGCCGTATAACTCAGG TTCTCATTGGATGTTGTCTGCTGTGAATCCCAATGAAGAGATCATTTACTTCATGGATCCGTTAAAGAGGCGCCTCATAACTGGTGAATGGAAAACAATTTTGGATAA CTCCATTAAAATCTACAATGCGAACAAGAATCGGAAAGGGAGGAAATTAATCCAGTGGAAAAATCTTGCT GGAATTCCTGAGCAAAATGGTGGCAAGAGTTGTGGTTATTGGATCATGCGTTACATGAAGGAGATAGTGGAAGACACAAATTTGGAGTTTGCTACTAAG tggGACAGAAGAACAAATCTTGTTTACACAGAAAATGATATTAATGAAGTTCGGGCTGAATGGGCGAAGCATGTTATGAAGTTTGCACAAGTGTAG